tgtatttaatccattttagaataaggctctaatgtaacacaatgtggaaaagaaaaggggtctgaatactttcctaatgaattgtaaaattgttacatgttgagtttctatttttgttcagtatagttctaTGAACTCCGAGCTCAAGATCTGAGTTGGGTGCTTCtatgggatggcaggtagccagGGGTTGCCGGTTCCAATCCAGGGTCTTACAGGACGAATCTGTCACCTTGTTGTTCCCTGCAGGAGAGGAATTCTGTTATGGGCCCGTACATAATATAACCTTCCCTTCAGAATGTAAAAAGTTAAGCAAGGAATGAgagtaggctacctgccacgtaacagggagggggagggttaCGGTGTTGGGGAGGGTGACAGAGGTTAGGGCTCAGGTCTCTGGAATGGTTAGGGGTCAGGCCTGGGGGCCAGAGAGGTTAGGGTATATAAAAGTGCTTCAAAACTCTGGAATATTGGGGGTGGGGAATGAGTGCAATTCAGAAGAGCTCAAATCTCTTGAGGGAAGAAAACGAATTCAATTCCTGTAGATATTCCCTCAAATGTATGCTAAAATAGGCATATGAAGAATTGTTTCCATCACAAGTTTTACTAAATCCACACACAAGTAATCAAATGTAAAAATAATTATACAAGGATCCAACCAAAAAGAGAGAATAATAATCATGACAAGTACAATAGATCTGTAGCTTGACCTCTAAATCAATTAATTTATCCCAGGGGAGATGGAAACTATAAAACAGCCACTAGATGGAGACCGATTGCTGGGTGGCTTAGGGTGAGTGTTTGTTAGCTCACCTGACGGCCATGTTGTGTCCCCTACAGGTGAGGAACCTGTGTTACATGGTGAGTCGGAGGGAGAAGCTGAAACTGTCTCAGAGCAAGGCCCAGGAGCAGATCTTCAACCTCCACGTCAAACTGCTCAACCAGGAGATCTCCGCTGGTAAGATTTGTGTGGCCGTATCCGAATAACCATACTTGCATAATAGGTATTTTTGATATGtgaaaaaataacattttatagTATGTGAAATTAGTATGCTTTAAAGGCcaggatgtcatactcatttatgcattaaaaaaagtatatatttttctacctaggcaagtcagctaagctACTGAGCGATATCCCTATGGGGCTAGTTAGTGACCATCAGTAAATTAAAGTACATGGGACAATATTATAAAATGTCAATAGCTCCAAATTTCAATGACTTAACCTCAAACCAACTATAAATAGTAAAAAATCATATTAACAAGACAACTAAAAGATGTGCAACATGAAAATATCTTCccattgtgtaatttattgatgGCCCTAACTAGCCCCAGAGCTAGGCTACTCTAATTGACTCATTTGTAGTCAGTCATGGCCACTGCATTTCTTTCTGATTGGCCCTCATGGTGgtgtgggaggagatggggactaACCCATAATTCTGATTGGCCCTCATGGTCTTTTTTTCTCCAGGTGTGCCGGTGGACAGCATGTTGTTCCGGCCTCCTCCCAGAATCACCCTGACGCTGAAGATGCCCAAAGTGTCGCTGGGTAACGGGAAGGCCGGCTCCAAGTCAGGCAACGGCCCCTGTGTCCAGATAACAGCGGGAACGTTCACCAACGCAGTGGGGAGGGAAGGGGCTAGGGGGAAGGGGGGGTAAGGGCGGAGGGTTAGGTAAAGGAGGAGGGAAGCCTCAGCTCCATGGGCGAGGCAAGAGAGAGGAGTGCTCCAATGGCAGCCTGCTGTCTGCTTCAGGTCAGTCACGTAGGGAGGGGAGTAATGCCACTGGACCAACACTGACTAACCCTGCTGCCAGGGGCTCAGCCCTGACCATTAAACAGACTGGCAAGCCTCTAATGGGTAAACCGTTGACGCTCCACCCTGCCCTACATGGCCACCCTTCCAATGGAAACGGCAAACTGGACCAAGAGCGGACAGGCCCCGTCCCTAGATCCAACGGCGTGATGGAGAAGATGGTGGGCGTGGCCCAGAAGGACAGCTCTTGTCAGACCCCCAGCGAACAGGAAACCAGCGAGGGTTCAGGGGTCAAggccagccaatcagtcagctTCAGTGATTCCACCATGGAGCACTTCAGCCGGTCGTTCAAGGAGGCGACGGTCAGCTTGGTGCGGACCACGGAGGACCTGCGGGGGGGGACAAGGTGTCCCAGGAGGGTAAAGGCACCAGATCAGCCCAGACCGACCCTGGGCCAAACTAGTTCCCGGAGTCCCCCAGGGACTCAGTGGTACCAGATCAGCCAAGGACCGACCCTGGGCCAAACCAGCTCCCGAGTCCCCCAGGGACTCGGTGGTACCAGATCACCACCCTACAAGGAGACGGATGGATACTGCCCTGACCTGGAACTCAGTGACTCAGGAGCCAGAGGCTAAAGGTCAGAGGTTGAGGCAGGGTAGGGTAAAGCAGAGCCTGGGGGGTCCAGTAGGACCTCAGTACAGAGGTGACAGCCATGACATGACCTTTGCCCCCGGCTCTGTCTGAGTGAAAGCAGCTCTCTGGTCATGGGGCAGAGCCAGAGCCCCTACAATGGCTGGGCCATCTATCTATTGTACACAGGGACAGGAGCACAGGACTGCTGCATGACAGGCGTCCTGATTCAAATCATCACCTCAGTGGGACTCTAAGCCACGTGTCTTCTTTAATGGATTTTTGTTCTCTTTCCCTCTATGCTCGGTGTGAACGGAATGCCTTTGGACTGTCTCCTGATTAAACTACTTGTCTGTTTATTTCTTGTCTTCTTTGCTCTGGCTGGAAATGATTAGAGCCAGAATGATGGGGgtttcttttttttggggggggggggacacaacttactgatgtcacttgagTGTTTTACATCGGAGAAATTAAAGTGTAATTTTTCCAACACGAAAGTCTCGGAAATTGACATCCAAAATTAGCAATTGTCCAATAAAATATGTTTCAAATGCCGATTTTCATCCTATCGGCCGTGCTCTATAAATGATTTTCTGTTCTGTACTAACCTCCCTATCTAGGTCTACATAATAGGTGAGTctcctcaacctccctctccttttctcgcTCTTTGATCTCTTGAACTGCCAGCATTAGCATCTCTTGAACTGCTAGCATTAGCATCTCTTGAACTGCCAGCATTAGCGTCTCTTGAACTGCCAGCATTAGCGTCTCTTGAACTGCCAGCATTCGCGTGCCTCTTGAACTGCTAACATTAGCATCTCTTGAACTGCCAGCATTAGCATCTCTTGAACTGCTAGCATTAGCATCTCTTGAACTGCCAGCATTAGCATCTCTTGAACTGCTAGCATTAGCATCTCTTGAACTGCTAGCATTAGCATCTCTTGAACTGCCAGCATTAGCATCTCTTGAACTGCTAGCATTAGCATCTCTTGAACTGCTAGCATTAGCATCTCTTGAACTGCTAGCATTAGCATCTCTGGAACTGCTACCTATCCTTTCACATAATTTCAGATGAGGAGACTGTCACCAACAGCCAGTTCTTCCGTTAGTCTCCATTTCAAGAGTTGGACAGAGGGAGGTTGTATCTCTTTAAGGGAATCATTGTGTTCAATAGCGCACATGTTTTTGATATGTATGAATATGAAATTCACTGACTGTGTATTGGTATGATTTTGTATCCTTTTTACTAGGGAATAAATAGTATATTTAATCACTCGATATTTGGTGACATTTTGACCCCTGGAACAGAAGAGCTGCAGGGTTATGGAACCTGATGCTATGGTGTACGACTGGTGGGGATGTATGTTCTGACTGGTGGGGATGTATGTTCTGACTGGTGGGGATGTATGTTCTGACTGGTGGGGGTGTATGTTCTGACTGGTGGGGGTGTATGTTCTGACTGGTGGGGGTGGGAGGTTCTGActggtgggggtggtggaggatctgactggtggtggtggtggagggtctgactggtggtggtggtggagggtctgactggtagtggtggtggtggagggtctgactggtggtggtggtggagggtctgactggtggtggtggtggagggtctgactggtagtggtggtggtggagggtctgactggtagtggtggtggtggtggagggtctgactggtggtggtggtggtggagggtctgactggtggtggtggtggtggagggtctgactggtagtggtggtggatggtctgactggtggtggtggtggagggtctgactggtggtggtggtggagggtctgactggtggtggtggtggaggggtggagtggtggtggtgggtctgactggtggtggtggtggtggtggactggtggtggtggatggtctgactggtggtggtggtggtggagggtctgactggtggtggtggtggtggatggtctgactggtggtggtggtctgactggtggtggtggtggtggatggtctgagggtctgactggtggtggtggtggtggatggtctgactggtggtggtggtggtggagggtctgactggtggtggtggtggtggagggtctgactggtggtggtggtggtggagggtctgactggaggggtggtggtggtggtggagggtctgactggtggtggtggtggagggtctgactggtggtggtggtggtggagggtctgactggtggtggtggtggtggagtttctgactggtagtggtgatggtggagggtctgactggtctgactggtggtggtggtggtggagggtctgactggtggtggtggtggtggagggtctgactggtggtggtggtggtggagggtctgactggtggtggtggtggagggtctgactggtggtggtggtggtggagggtctgactggtggtggtggtggtggagggtctgactggtggtggtggtggtggagggtctgactggtggtggtggtggtggagggtctgactggtggtggtggtggagggtctgactggtggtggagggtctgactggtagtgactggtggagggtctgactggtggtggtggagggtctgactggtggtggtggtggagggtctgactggtggtggtggtggtggagggtctgactggtggtggtggtggtggagggtctgactggtggtggtggtggtggagggtctgactggtagtggtggtggtggtggagggtctgactggtagtggtggtggtggtggagggtctgactggtggtggtggtggagggtctgactggtggtggtggtggagggtctgagtggtggtggtggtggagggtctgactggtagtggtggtggtggagggtctgactggtagtggtggtggtggtggtggaggttctgactggtagtggtggtggtggagggtctgactggtagtggtggtggtgtggtggagggtctgattggtggtggtggtggtggagggtctgactggtagtggtggtggtggagggtctgactgggtcatagtggtggtggtggagggtctgaatggtagtggtggtggtggagggtctgactggtagtggtggtggtggagggtctgaatggtagtggtggtggtggagggtctgactggtagtggtggtggtggagggtctgactggtggtggtggtggtggagtgtctgaatggtagtggtggtggtggtggagggtctgactggtagtggtggtggtggtggtggagggtctgactataaccagtcacagcccagtcgtcctactggcctccactatagccagtcacagcccagtcctcCTCCTTCCTACTGGACTCCACTAtaaccagtcacagcccagtcctcctccttcctactggcctccactataaccagtcacagcccagtcctctttcctactggcctccactataaccagtcacagcccagtccttcttcctactggcctccacttccagtcacagcccagtcctcctccttccactataaccagtcacagcccagtcctcCTTCCTACTGGCCTCCCTCACAGCCCACTGGCCTCCACTAtaaccagtcacagcccagtcctcCTCCTTCCTACTGGCCTCCACTATAACCAGTCAGCCCAGCTTCCAGTCCTCACAGCCCAGTCTCCTTCCTACTGGCCTCCACTAtaaccagtcacagcccagtcctccttcctactggcctccactataaccagtcacagcccagtcctccttcctactggcctccactataaccagtcacagcttcctactggcctccactatccagtcacagcccagtccttcttcctactggcctccactataaccagtcacagcccagtcctcctccttcctactggcctccactataaccagtcacagcccagtccttcttcctactggcctccactataaccagtcacagcccagtcctccttcctactggcctccactataaccagtcagcccagcccagtcctatccagtcacagcccagtccttcttcctactggcctccactataaccagtcacagcccagtcctcCTCTTCCTACT
This sequence is a window from Oncorhynchus masou masou isolate Uvic2021 unplaced genomic scaffold, UVic_Omas_1.1 unplaced_scaffold_2599, whole genome shotgun sequence. Protein-coding genes within it:
- the LOC135539327 gene encoding protein Jade-3-like, whose protein sequence is GKGGGLGKGGGKPQLHGRGKREECSNGSLLSASGQSRREGSNATGPTLTNPAARGSALTIKQTGKPLMGKPLTLHPALHGHPSNGNGKLDQERTGPVPRSNGVMEKMVGVAQKDSSCQTPSEQETSEGSGVKASQSVSFSDSTMEHFSRSFKEATVSLVRTTEDLRGGTRCPRRVKAPDQPRPTLGQTSSRSPPGTQWYQISQGPTLGQTSSRVPQGLGGTRSPPYKETDGYCPDLELSDSGARG